One genomic window of Prochlorococcus sp. MIT 0801 includes the following:
- a CDS encoding GIY-YIG nuclease family protein yields the protein MSGFVYLMKNGDLYKLGCTTNLNSEATKMKPGEIISSFKTNDPKSFEVRLLRLYKKKRIPDTNYFRLSESEVNNCKKHLEGKSNFPKSLNDELRIGLNGSLFFAAITFLISFLINKMFIFSFSLSILFSSFPMWSLAILGSFGGYDADDLTLFSTFSNRFKGLLIAISMISVSYVLYTFSRFVITF from the coding sequence ATGTCAGGATTTGTTTATTTAATGAAAAATGGTGATTTATATAAACTTGGATGTACCACTAATTTGAATAGTGAGGCGACTAAAATGAAACCAGGTGAAATAATTTCTTCTTTCAAAACTAATGATCCAAAATCTTTTGAAGTAAGATTGCTAAGGCTTTATAAGAAAAAAAGAATTCCCGATACCAACTATTTTCGTCTATCTGAATCAGAAGTTAATAATTGTAAAAAACATTTAGAAGGCAAAAGTAATTTTCCAAAAAGCTTAAATGATGAGTTAAGAATTGGATTAAATGGATCTTTGTTTTTCGCTGCTATAACTTTTCTTATTTCATTCCTTATTAATAAGATGTTTATATTTAGTTTTTCTCTGTCAATATTATTTTCCTCTTTCCCTATGTGGTCGCTTGCAATTCTTGGTAGTTTTGGAGGCTATGATGCTGATGATCTTACACTTTTCTCGACATTTTCTAATAGATTTAAAGGTCTTTTGATAGCTATCTCCATGATTTCAGTTTCATATGTTCTATATACCTTTTCTCGCTTTGTAATTACCTTTTAA